A stretch of Pseudophryne corroboree isolate aPseCor3 chromosome 9, aPseCor3.hap2, whole genome shotgun sequence DNA encodes these proteins:
- the TUSC2 gene encoding tumor suppressor candidate 2, with the protein MGSSGSRARGLWPFSSPGADSPGTSEQSVARIRKATPFIFTRRGSMYFDEDGDLAHEFYEETIVTKNGRKRAKLKRIHKNLRPQGTIRLDHPCIHVDFPVVLCEV; encoded by the exons ATGGGCAGCAGCGGATCCCGAGCCCGGGGCCTGTGGCCGTTCTCCTCCCCGGGAGCGGACAGTCCCGGCACCAGCGAGCAGAGCGTGGCCCGGATCCGCAAGGCCACCCCCTTCATCTTCACCCGGCGCGG CTCCATGTACTTTGATGAAGATGGAGACCTGGCACATGAGTTCTACGAGGAAACGATCGTGACCAAGAACGGTCGGAAACGCGCAAAACTGAAACGCATCCACAAGAACCTGCGGCCTCAG GGCACCATCCGGTTAGACCATCCGTGCATCCACGTGGATTTCCCTGTCGTACTGTGTGAGGTCTGA